Proteins from one Salarias fasciatus chromosome 14, fSalaFa1.1, whole genome shotgun sequence genomic window:
- the nudt8 gene encoding mitochondrial coenzyme A diphosphatase NUDT8 isoform X2 produces the protein MENTWRDCLSPVNEDRCRQILEPNLKLYQMEKGSKEVNLGQGKNRARWASVLASLCSVEGEPAFLFTLRSSTLKGRHKGDVSFAGGKSDPSDRDVVTTALREAKEELGVTVAAEQVWGVLKPLRDVTGMMVAPVLANLGPLEELTFKPNPGEVEEIFTISLSHLCNPKNRGYTHFRVGSKYAYTLPVFPNGKHRVWGLTAVALEQTLKVIVPR, from the exons ATGGAAAACACTTGGAGAGACTGCCTTTCCCCAGTCAATGAAGACAGATGTCGACAGATCCTGGAGCCCAACTTGAAATTGTACCAAATGGAAAAAGGCAGCAAGGAAGTAAATCTGGGCCAAGGAAAAAATCGAGCACGGTGGGCATCTGTCCTggcctctctctgctctgttgaGGGTGAGCCtgcctttctcttcacactgcgCTCCAGCACATTGAAGGGCAGGCACAAAGGAGATGTCAG CTTTGCTGGAGGAAAGAGCGATCCATCAGATCGAGATGTCGTCACCACAGCACTGCGTGAAGCCAAGGAGGAGCTGGGTGTTACAGTGGCAGCAGAGCAAGTCTGGGGTGTCTTGAAACCTCTCAGGGATGTG ACAGGGATGATGGTCGCTCCGGTGTTGGCGAACCTCGgtcctctggaggagctgactttcAAACCAAACCCTGGGGAG GTGGAAGAGATCTTCACCATATCTTTATCCCACCTGTGCAACCCCAAGAACCGCGGCTACACACACTTCCGCGTCGGGAGCAAGTACGCATACACACTTCCAGTGTTTCCCAATGGGAAGCATCGGGTGTGGGGCCTGACGGCGGTTGCCCTGGAGCAGACCCTGAAAGTCATTGTCCCCCGGTAG
- the nudt8 gene encoding mitochondrial coenzyme A diphosphatase NUDT8 isoform X1 produces the protein MFRHTQILAWSCRMRPLQHLSALSEHTAAGWLGVRNLKERRYEEMDGSGKDHNVSARTVRSFIQISSSISDCDKYHPTENSSQSILSKANPLKHPHHPQDSAAAKTKQASDLVSTYLDCLFNVTGLGSRRRFWDFCQPSLSKTYLHHMQHFVRPVCLSTHTPWISNLHSKSQLPLLRQSRAAHQVAPRMENTWRDCLSPVNEDRCRQILEPNLKLYQMEKGSKEVNLGQGKNRARWASVLASLCSVEGEPAFLFTLRSSTLKGRHKGDVSFAGGKSDPSDRDVVTTALREAKEELGVTVAAEQVWGVLKPLRDVTGMMVAPVLANLGPLEELTFKPNPGEVEEIFTISLSHLCNPKNRGYTHFRVGSKYAYTLPVFPNGKHRVWGLTAVALEQTLKVIVPR, from the exons ATGTTTAGGCACACTCAGATCCTCGCCTGGTCTTGTCGCATGAGACCATTGCAGCACCTTTCTGCTCTCTCCGAACATACTGCTGCTGGATGGCTGGGAGTGAGAAATTTGAAAGAAAGGAGATATGAAGAAATGGATGGCAGTGGCAAAGACCACAATGTGTCAGCAAGGACTGTTCGCAGTTTTATACAGATATCTTCTTCCATCTCGGACTGTGATAAATATCATCCAACAGAGAATTCATCTCAAAGCATACTGTCCAAAGCCAACCCACTGAAGCATCCTCACCATCCTCAGgattctgctgctgctaaaaCCAAACAAGCCTCTGACCTTGTGAGCACATATTTGGACTGTTTATTCAATGTGACTGGCCTtggaagcaggaggagatttTGGGACTTTTGCCAGCCTTCACTCAGTAAGACCTATTTACATCACATGCAGCACTTTGTTAGACCTGTCTGCTTGTCAACTCATACCccgtggatttcaaatcttcacAGTAAATCACAGCTCCCCTTGCTCCGCCAGTCCAGAGCTGCACATCAGGTTGCTCCTCGTATGGAAAACACTTGGAGAGACTGCCTTTCCCCAGTCAATGAAGACAGATGTCGACAGATCCTGGAGCCCAACTTGAAATTGTACCAAATGGAAAAAGGCAGCAAGGAAGTAAATCTGGGCCAAGGAAAAAATCGAGCACGGTGGGCATCTGTCCTggcctctctctgctctgttgaGGGTGAGCCtgcctttctcttcacactgcgCTCCAGCACATTGAAGGGCAGGCACAAAGGAGATGTCAG CTTTGCTGGAGGAAAGAGCGATCCATCAGATCGAGATGTCGTCACCACAGCACTGCGTGAAGCCAAGGAGGAGCTGGGTGTTACAGTGGCAGCAGAGCAAGTCTGGGGTGTCTTGAAACCTCTCAGGGATGTG ACAGGGATGATGGTCGCTCCGGTGTTGGCGAACCTCGgtcctctggaggagctgactttcAAACCAAACCCTGGGGAG GTGGAAGAGATCTTCACCATATCTTTATCCCACCTGTGCAACCCCAAGAACCGCGGCTACACACACTTCCGCGTCGGGAGCAAGTACGCATACACACTTCCAGTGTTTCCCAATGGGAAGCATCGGGTGTGGGGCCTGACGGCGGTTGCCCTGGAGCAGACCCTGAAAGTCATTGTCCCCCGGTAG
- the mfrp gene encoding membrane frizzled-related protein, with translation MSDLSQVAVYSDSSDIYKNVFCNPAFELEGEREERVEGFRTSSSTPEPIKPPGFGRGLFGVFLMRLRGPGSGWGLVVVSAAALLLLAAIALALALILTQIKGQAVEDNLLPTGTPELQGAGGEAPAVLPTIPTNSSRGGGTAAPRPVRIPPSETTCGGVLTDSEGTFSSPNHPGSYPPNSLCVWVIRVTPPSLVQIRISSLTVEGPSPCLFDWLEVQEHVDQNTAITRFCGNVAPPTINTNSSTVWVTFHSDGSIAGNGFSAQYRAVAPGHKSCSREEFICDGGRCLLPASVCDGHPNCHDQADEANCSHKHRECGGKKVGPYGYVESPNHPRPYPHQQLCIWQISVEEGHIITLSFRNFSLETQDVCEFDYVEVHDSVSTGAGRVLGRFCGTTFPPDLTSSGPHMTVVFVADEGVADSGFNATYQAVSVLGRTCGPNQFTCTTGECLQRQWLCDGWNDCPDGADEEGCGNSTYPPFTSSCELIEVEMCQGLSYNLTSFPNIWLSISDQREAATLLRQYRVLMELACFEPLQRLVCGMFLPQCSAQGGVLQPCRSVCSSAERQCSQALDLFSFSWPFNCHLLPDSQDPMECSLP, from the exons AATGTTTTCTGCAACCCTGCCTTTGAgctggagggggagagagaggagagggtggagggattCAGGACTTCCTCTTCCACCCCTGAACCAATCAAACCACCTG GCTTCGGCCGGGGTCTCTTTGGGGTCTTTTTAATGCGTCTgcgaggtcctggttctggttgggggttggtggtggtctctgctgctgcgctgctcctgTTAGCAGCCATTGCTCTGGCACTGGCCCTCATCCTGACAC AAATAAAAGGACAGGCTGTGGAGGATAATTTGCTGCCTACTGGTactccagagctgcagggagcaggaggTGAAGCCCCCGCTGTTTTACCCACAATCCCTACCAACAGCAGTCGAGGGGGTGGTACTGCAGCCCCTCGGCCTGTGAGGATCCCTCCCTCTGAAACAA CTTGTGGCGGTGTCCTTACCGACTCTGAAGGAACGTTCAGTTCTCCAAACCATCCCGGCTCTTATCCCCCcaactcactgtgtgtgtgggtgatcCGGGTAACTCCCCCCTCCTTGGTCCAGATTCGCATCTCCTCCCTGACTGTGGAGGGGCCGTCTCCGTGCCTGTTTGACTGGCTGGAGGTGCAGGAGCACGTCGATCAGAACACTGCCATCACCAG gtTCTGTGGGAATGTGGCTCCACCAACaatcaacacaaacagcagcacagtgTGGGTCACTTTCCACTCCGATGGAAGCATCGCAGGCAACGGTTTCTCGGCACAGTACAGGGCCGTCGCGCCCGGACACA agagctgctccagagaggAGTTCATTTGTGACGGCGGCCGTTGTCTGCTGCCGGCCTCAGTGTGTGACGGCCACCCAAACTGTCACGACCAGGCAGACGAGGCAAACTGCAGCCACAAACACAGGG AATGCGGTGGGAAGAAAGTCGGGCCTTATGGTTATGTGGAAAGTCCAAACCACCCCAGGCCTTATCCTCACCAGCAG TTGTGCATATGGCAGATATCTGTTGAGGAGGGTCACATCATCACCCTGAGCTTCAGGAACTTCAGCCTGGAAACTCAGGACGTGTGTGAGTTTGACTACGTGGAGGTGCATGACAGCGTCAGCACCGGAGCTGGGAGAGTGCTCGGACG GTTTTGTGGCACCACCTTCCCACCGGACCTGACCTCCTCTGGACCCCACATGACTGTGGTGTTTGTGGCGGATGAGGGCGTGGCCGACAGCGGCTTCAACGCAACGTACCAGGCTGTATCTGTGCTGGGTC ggACGTGTGGTCCCAACCAGTTCACCTGCACTACAGGTGAGTGTCTTCAGCGCCAGTGGCTGTGTGACGGATGGAACGACTGCCCTGACGGCGCAGATGAGGAGGGATGTGGCAACTCCACCTACCCTCCCTTCA CTTCGTCGTGTGAGCTCATAGAGGTGGAGATGTGTCAGGGTCTCAGCTACAACCTCACCTCGTTCCCCAACATCTGGCTGTCCATCTCTGACCAGAGAgaagcagccacactgctgcgGCAGTATCGG GTGCTGATGGAGCTGGCGTGCTTCGAGCCGCTGCAGAGGCTGGTTTGCGGGATGTTCCTGCCCCAGTGCAGCGCTCAGGGCGGCGTCCTGCAGCCCTGCCGCTCGGTCTGCTCCTCGGCCGAGCGCCAGTGCAGCCAAGCCCTGGatctcttctccttcagctggcCCTTCAACTGCCACCTCCTGCCAGACTCTCAGGACCCCATGGAGTGCTCGCTGCCGTGA
- the ftr86 gene encoding finTRIM family, member 86 encodes MASAWAEEESFLCSVCLETLKDPATLPCGHSYCLACIKNHWDKRDSKGQYSCPQCRQVFNPRPSLAKSTVLVEAMEKLRANSLKPPASSSVPAYLEVLPNTTITQRPGSMYPQLPTVAPRSCPKHNLPQDLFCQEDKECVCEVCCLHEHEGHCVVKPENERKQRQKELDEMHTEVLKRIKETERKLKEIPHAARQHKALVQALEKESTDVFSDMVKNVNVTGVQVGELLSTHESELGSQVEGQIHRLEQEVTQLLWKSEELARISGVQDHICFLKNFFTLNPLGRTDGTEDSVLGQEDAVVASVRSVMKELQVGIQDLCEDSLQKIAKLVNQDSTASTFNGVETVSGPQTDESCQAPQQNTVYETIADQPPLPPARPGGPEPSRQTRPLSFQGASAPPLPIPPLHPRASSVTMGAVNPEPKTREEMLKFRFEPTMDPNTAYRHVQLSDGGCKATLRAENMNPPEHPERFQFWRQVLCKQPLGGSPYYWEVEWTGQKITLGVTYKEIERKGSDDKSRLGHNAHSWSLYWSGSGFSFWHDGQEKLLGSPKARRIGVYLDQQVGILAFYSIANNKASLIHRHLTQFSGPLYPGFRFWSGAGSAVTVCQLD; translated from the exons ATGGCCTCTGCCTGGGCTGAAGAGGAGAGCTTCCTGTGCTCTGTGTGTCTGGAGACCCTGAAGGACCCTGCCACTCTACCATGCGGACACTCCTACTGCTTGGCTTGTATCAAGAACCACTGGGACAAGCGAGACAGCAAGGGTCAGTACAGCTGCCCCCAGTGTAGGCAGGTCTTTAACCCTCGTCCATCGCTGGCCAAGAGCACTGTGCTAGTGGAGGCCATGGAAAAACTGAGAGCCAACAGCCTAAAGCCGCCAGCTTCCTCATCCGTGCCTGCCTATCTGGAGGTCCTGCCGAACACAACGATAACACAAAGACCAGGCAGCATGTACCCACAGCTTCCCACAGTGGCTCCCAGATCCTGTCCGAAACACAACCTGCCCCAGGACCTGTTTTGCCAGGAAGacaaggagtgtgtgtgtgaggtgtgctGCCTGCATGAACATGAAGGGCATTGTGTGGTCAAACCagaaaatgagaggaaacagaggCAG AAAGAGCTTGATGAGATGCACACAGAGGTACTTAAGAGAATCAAggagactgaaagaaaactcaAGGAGATTCCACATGCTGCTCGCCAGCACAAG GCTTTGGTTCAGGCACTGGAGAAGGAGAGCACAGATGTATTCTCTGATATGGTGAAGAATGTGAATGTCACAGGTGTGCAGGTTGGCGAGCTCCTCAGCACCCATGAGAGTGAGTTAGGCAGCCAAGTTGAGGGTCAGATCCACAGACTGGAGCAGGAGGTGACACAGCTCCTCTGGAAAAGTGAGGAACTGGCAAGAATTTCTGGTGTGCAAGACCACATCTGCTTTTTGAAG AATTTCTTCACCTTGAATCCACTGGGTCGGACGGACGGCACAGAAGACTCAGTTCTTGGTCAGGAGGATGCTGTTGTGGCCTCTGTTAGATCAGTGATGAAAGAACTGCAGGTGGGGATACAGGATCTTTGCGAAGACAGTTTGCAGAAAATCGCCAAACTGG TGAATCAGGACTCCACTGCTTCAACATTCAATGGTGTGGAAACGGTCAGCGGACCACAAACTGATGAGTCTTGTCAGGCCCCACAACAAAATACAG TGTATGAGACCATAGCAGACCAACCACCTCTTCCACCAGCAAGACCCGGAG GACCCGAGCCTTCAAGGCAAACGCGCCCTTTGTCTTTCCAAG GAGCGTCGGCGCCCCCTCTGCCcatccctcctcttcatcctcgaG CATCTTCTGTAACAATGGGAGCTGTGAATCCAGAGCCAAAAACTAGAGAGGAAATGTTAAAAT TTCGTTTTGAGCCCACGATGGATCCCAACACAGCATACCGCCATGTGCAGCTGTCAGATGGAGGCTGTAAGGCCACTTTACGGGCTGAGAACATGAATCCACCTGAACATCCTGAACGCTTTCAATTCTGGAGGCAGGTTCTCTGCAAACAGCCACTGGGAGGAAGCCCTTactactgggaggtggagtggaCTGGCCAGAAG ATCACCCTTGGTGTCACCTACAAAGAGATCGAGCGCAAAGGCTCTGATGACAAAAGCCGTTTGGGTCACAACGCTCACTCCTGGAGCCTGTACTGGTCCGGGAGCGGCTTCTCCTTCTGGCACGACGggcaggagaagctgctgggcTCTCCTAAGGCCAGACGGATTGGCGTCTATCTAGACCAGCAGGTGGGGATTCTGGCCTTTTACAGCATCGCCAACAACAAGGCCAGCCTCATCCACCGACACCTGACGCAGTTCTCCGGGCCCCTGTATCCAGGATTCAGGTTCTGGTCTGGAGCAGGGTCTGCAGTGACAGTCTGTCAGTTGGACTGA